GCAGCCGGGGGACGCCTTCTACCTGCTCCTGCGCGGCCAGTGTCAGCTGTCGCTGGAGCAGCCGGGCCGCATCCTGCTGTTGCCGGAGCTGCGCGAAGGCGACGTGTTCGGGGAAATCTCCCTGCTGTTGGACAAGCCCGTGTCCGCGACGGTGCGCACGAAGACGCCGTGCGTGGTGCTGCGCCTGGAGCGCGCCGCCTTCGAGCGGCACGTCGTGAGCCAGCCCGGCCTCAAGGGCCAGCTCATGCGCATGGGCACGGAGCGCCTCCAGCAGACCGCGAAGGCGCTCTTCGTCTGAAACTTCAGGCCTCCGCGTCCAGCCGCACGGGGTGCTCGCGCAGCCAGTCCTGCGCGCGGCGGAGGCGGTCCGCGCCGGACGCGCGGCCCTCCTTCTCCAAGAGCTGCCGGTAGGGCTCCAACTGCTCCGGCGTCCACGCGGGCAGGGCCTTCAGGTCCGCGAGCGCCACCATCTCCTCCGCGCTGCGCCCCTTCGCCTCCTGCCGCGCGGTGAGCAGCGCCGCCAGCACCAGCCGCGCGGGCTCGGCCTCGAAGGCGATGGCCGCGTCGGTGAGCCACTCGCGCGTGGGCTCGTCCGCCGCCGGGTCCTTCGCTCCCTCGCGCAGCCGCTCCAGCATGCCTTCGAGGAAGTCCGCGTCCACCGCGCCCTTCACGGCCTTCAAGAGCGCGGAGATGACCTGCCGCCGGCCTTCCGGGTCCTTGGGCTGGGACTTCATCGCGCGCAAGGGCTCCCACAGCACGACGGTGAGCCACAGCTCCTCCTCCGGGGAGAAGACGGACGGCGTGGCCGGGTCGCGCAGCTTCGTCTCCACCCGCTGCGCGCGCTCCTTCGCCTCGCGCGAGATGCGCTCCACCAGCGCGGGGTCCGCCTGCACGTGCTTCACCAGCGCGTCCAGCTCGCCGGCCTCCGCCTTGCGCAGCGCCTCGGACGCCTCGGGCGTGAGGGCCTCCGGCTCCATGTCCGCGACCAGGGACTCGTACTTGCGCACCACCTCCGCGTGCTTCTGGCTCCACTCGCGGAACTGCACGTCGAAGACGACGTCCAGCACGGGGTTGTCCTCCGGCCGCACCTTGCCCGTCTTCTTCGCCGCCGTGGCCAGGAGTGCGCCCACGCACAGCGCGCGCCGCTCCTCCGGCGTGCGGCCGCTCTTCGCCGCCTGCGCGAGCAGCCCCGCGCCCAGCTTCTCCTGGAAGCCGCGCGTGCCCAGCTCCCGCACCACGCCCACGCGCAAGGCGTTGCGCGCCTGCATCGCGTCCAGGCCTTCTTGCGCGGCCAGCTTCGCGAGCGCCTGGCCCACGTGGTCGCTGAAGGCCTTGTCGTCATAGCGCAGGCCCGGCTGGGGCCCCGCGGCCTGGAGCAGCACGCCCAGGTGCTCCAGCGCCTGGGACAGGCGGGACACGTCCGCGTCGCCCAGGAGCGACATGGCCGCCTCCAGGTCCTGCTTCAGCGGGTGGGCGGGGGCGGCGGTGGGAGGCGGCGCGGCTTTCGCGCGGTCCTCGGCGGCATGACAGGCCTTGTACTTCTTCCCGCTGCCACAGGGGCACGGGTCGTTGCGGCCGGGCTTGGAAGGGCTCACGGCCCGGCACCGTAAGCGAAAGCGCCCGGCCCTTCCATGAACGGAAGGAGCCGGGCGCCCCGGTGCTTCAGGAAATGCTCAGCCGGTTACTGGAGGTTGAAGCCCAGCGTCAGGCCCAGCACGTGCGCGTTGCCGGAGTACGTGCCCGGCATGCCCGGGGCCGTGCTCTCCTTGTCCGCCAGCGCGACGAACTGGTAGCCCAGGTCCGCGCGGAACGGCTTGAACTGGTAGCCCACGCCCGCGGACACCTTGAAGCGGTTGGCGTCCGGGAGGTCCGGCGTCAGCGTGCTGTTGGGGCTGGGGGTCGGGTCGTACGTCAGGCCCAGGCGCACCTGCAGCGCGTCCGTCACGCCGTACTCACCGCCCAGCGAGTACTTCCACTTCGCACGCCAGCGCTTGGGGATGGGGTTGTCGATTTCAGGGTTCTCGAAGCGGATGGCCAGCTCCGCGAAGGAGGACCAGTCCACCCAGCTCGCGTCGAACGCCAGCAGCAAGTTGTCCAGCGGCCGGTACGCCAGGCCCGCCGTCACGGTGGACGGCAGGACGACGTCCGCGTGCGCCTTCTGGTCCGTCAGCCGGCTCTGGAACTCCACCGGGATGTTCTGGAAGTCCGCCTGGCCCTGGAACGCGATGTCGATGGCGCTGCGGTAGTGCAGGCCCATGTCCAGGTTGTCCAGCACCTTGGCCTGCACGCCGATGTTGAAGCCGGAGCCCCAGTCCGCGCCACCCAGGTGGATGGAGCCTTCGCTGTTCACGAAGTCCAGGCCACGCGTCAGCTCGATGGTGGCCCGCGCGATGTCCAGACCCGCGCCGAAGCGGAAGCGCGGGTGCAGCTCATACGCGAACGACGGGTTGATGTAGTACGTCGCCAGCGAGGACTCGTAGCCGCGGAAGCGGCCGCTGAAGCCCTCCTCCCAGCGGCTGCGCGCGCCGTACGGCGTGAACACGCCCACGCCGAACGCGGCCTTCTCGAACGGCTTGTAGACGATGAACAGGTGCGGAGGAGGAGACAGCGTGGTGCGCTGCCCTTCCGCCTCCATGCCCGGCCGCTGGAACGTGATGCTGGGGAGGATTCCCGTGTCGCCCAGCGTGATGTCCAGCGTCTTCACGCCGACCATGTTCGCCACGTTGTAATAGATGGAGGACGAGTCCTCCAGCCATGCCGTGGCCGCGCCGCCCGTGCCGGTGGCGCGAGCGCTGTGGGTGTCGACCTGGAAGCCCGCGGCCTGGCTGGTACCGGCCGCCAGAATCGCCACGAGGGAGAGTGTCTTTTTCATGGGTGTTTGATTCCTCTCTCAGTGGTTGCCGTTACTGCGCGACGGCGCCGGTCTTCAGGAAGCCGATGAGCTGGTCCTGGGCCGCGTTGCGCACGGACTCGGGGATCTGCGGGTTGTTGAGGAACGCGTGGCGGCCAGCGGGCGGGATGGCGCCGATGACGGCCTCCGGGAACATGTACGTCGCCACCGTGCGCGGCGCGTCCGCGCGGTTGGCCGCGTTGATGAGCGCCTGCGTGTTCGCGTTCGGGATGACCTGGTCGCCCTCGATGTACTGGATGAACGTGCGGTGCACGGCGGGGTCCTCACCGGCGGCCGGGTTGTTGTCCAGCAGGTACGCGTAGTTGCGCGCGTCCGCCGGGTCCAGGATGGTGTTCGCTAGGCTGATGAACGTGTCGAACGTCGGGGAGCCCGGGTTCACGCCCGCGGCGGCGAGCGAGCCCAGGAACGCGGTGCGCTGCGCCTCGAAGGCGGGCGCGGTCAGCAGCACGCCGGCCAGGTTGCCACCGGCCACGTTGAGCACCGAGCGGTGCACGCGCGGGGACACCGCGGTGGACATGGTGCCCATGATGCCGCCGAGGCTCTGGCCCAGGTAGTCCACCTGGGCCGCGTTCAGGCCGCCCACGGCGTCGGACAGTTCCTTGCTGCCCAGCACGCGCAGGAACTGGCTGAAGTCCACCACGTGGTGGCGGAAGTTGTCGCGCGTGGTGAACAGGTTGCCCAGGTTCAGGAAGTTCCAGCCGGAGATGGCCGGGACGCCCTGGGCGTTGCGCAGGAAGTCGCCGCCCTCGCACTTGTTGTCCGCCATGCACTGGCCCTGGTTGGCGATGTTGGAGCAGTACACCTGGCCGTTGGGCACGCCCTGCGGCAGCGACTCGGCGCTGCAGTCCGCGCGGGCGGCTTCCGTGCGCGCCACGCAGCGGCCGTAGGACAGGCTGGCCGGGTTGTTCTCACAGCGCTGGGTCTGGGGGTTGGCGCACGCGGCGTCATCGCCCACCGGGTTCGGCGTGGGGAGCACCGCGGCGGCGCCCACGCAGCTGGTGCGCTCACCGTGGTAGACGGCGTCCATCGCGGCGACCGCGTAGCCCGCGCCGGTCAGCTTGTTGGCCACGCCGAGCACCGCGGTGCGGTTGCTGGTCAGGCCGTGGCCGAACACCACCACCGGCCAGCCGCCCGTGGGCGCCTCGGTGGCGGGGGTGAACAGCATGAACGGGTAGCGCGTGGGACGGGGCTCGGTGGGGTTCAGCGTGCCGAAGGGGCCCGTGAGCAGCCACGGCGTGTTGGCCCGCACCTCGTAGACCGCGCCGACGTTGGTGGACGCGAAGCCGGCACCGGCCATCGCGGACTTCACCTGCGACGTGATGGGGAAGATGGACGTGGGCGCCGTGGGCGTCCCGTACACGCCGCCCGGCAGCGTGTAGAGCTGCTGCAGGATGGACGTGGTGCTCTGGGTGGTGAACGCCCAGCCCAGCGCGACCTTGGAGCGCGGCAGGCCGGCCTTGGCCAGCGCGTCGAAGAACGGCTTGTGGGCCGCGCGCACCGGCTCCAGCACCTGCGCCAGCTCGTTCGGCACGGAGGAGATGGTGCTCTTGCCGTTGACGAACACCGGGTTGGCCAGGCGCAGCAGCGCGAAGGCCGTGGCCGGAGCGACGTTGCGGCCACGGGTGTCCTTCAGGTCCGTGGTCAGCACCGCGCCGTACTGGGTGGCGCCATCCAGCGGCGCCTTCGGGACGATCTGCAGCTGCTGCGGGACGTCGACGATGCCCGCCGTGCCCACGCTGGTGCCGCAGTCACCGGTCTTCTCCACCAGGCAGGGCACCACGTCCGGCTGGGTGCCCTTGTCCAGGTTGGACAGCTTGAAGAACTTCACGCCCGCGGCCAGCGAGTCCTTGTCCACGCGGGGGGCCGGACCGTCCGCCGCCTCGCGGAACTGGGTGCCGTCCAGCACGCCCTGCGCGTCGCCGTTCTCCGACACGAGCGCGCCCGTGGTGGAGAAGCCGTCCAGCGTGTTCAGGCCCGTGAACAGGTCCTGCTGCAGGCCCGGCGTCGTGGGGACGGGGAAGTTCAGGTGCGCCGCCGCGGTGGCCGTGGCCGGCACGCGCAGCAGGTCGTTGGGGAAGGGGATGATGGTGGGGACGCGCGCGTTGCCCGCCAGGTTGATGGTGGCCTCCGGCTGGTCGACGATGCTGAAGGTCCAGATGAGGACGATGTCCTCACGCTTGAACCCCTGCGGCGCCAGGGCCTTGTCGAAGACCTGCTTGTAGCCCAGGCGCAGCTGCTCCAGCTGCAGGGACTTGGCGGTCTGGTCCGCCAGGCGCTTGGCCGGATCCGTCTCCGTGGAGGGGATGAGC
The sequence above is drawn from the Corallococcus sp. NCRR genome and encodes:
- a CDS encoding YecA family protein; the encoded protein is MSPSKPGRNDPCPCGSGKKYKACHAAEDRAKAAPPPTAAPAHPLKQDLEAAMSLLGDADVSRLSQALEHLGVLLQAAGPQPGLRYDDKAFSDHVGQALAKLAAQEGLDAMQARNALRVGVVRELGTRGFQEKLGAGLLAQAAKSGRTPEERRALCVGALLATAAKKTGKVRPEDNPVLDVVFDVQFREWSQKHAEVVRKYESLVADMEPEALTPEASEALRKAEAGELDALVKHVQADPALVERISREAKERAQRVETKLRDPATPSVFSPEEELWLTVVLWEPLRAMKSQPKDPEGRRQVISALLKAVKGAVDADFLEGMLERLREGAKDPAADEPTREWLTDAAIAFEAEPARLVLAALLTARQEAKGRSAEEMVALADLKALPAWTPEQLEPYRQLLEKEGRASGADRLRRAQDWLREHPVRLDAEA
- a CDS encoding OmpP1/FadL family transporter, producing the protein MKKTLSLVAILAAGTSQAAGFQVDTHSARATGTGGAATAWLEDSSSIYYNVANMVGVKTLDITLGDTGILPSITFQRPGMEAEGQRTTLSPPPHLFIVYKPFEKAAFGVGVFTPYGARSRWEEGFSGRFRGYESSLATYYINPSFAYELHPRFRFGAGLDIARATIELTRGLDFVNSEGSIHLGGADWGSGFNIGVQAKVLDNLDMGLHYRSAIDIAFQGQADFQNIPVEFQSRLTDQKAHADVVLPSTVTAGLAYRPLDNLLLAFDASWVDWSSFAELAIRFENPEIDNPIPKRWRAKWKYSLGGEYGVTDALQVRLGLTYDPTPSPNSTLTPDLPDANRFKVSAGVGYQFKPFRADLGYQFVALADKESTAPGMPGTYSGNAHVLGLTLGFNLQ